The genomic segment AGCAAGGCCAGAATGTCAGCCCGCCCGCCGACCGCGCCACCTGGCAGTCCACCTGCCATAATCTTGGCCATTGTCGTCAGATCAGGTCGAATACCGAGCAGGCCCTGCACACCGCCCGGCGACCAACGGAAACCCGTGATGACCTCGTCGAAGATCAGTACGGTGTCGTACCGTTGCGTAATCTCGCGGAGGCGGTGGAGGAAGCCGTCGGGCAGGGGGATCGAAGCCCAAGATGCACCACTTGGCTCAAGGATAACGCGGCAATATCGCCTTCGGACAAGCGGCGCTCGACGAACGCCAGATCGTTGACTGGCGCAACGATGACGGTGTCAAAGACCGCCTGGGGAATCCCGGGCGACGAGCGAGCGGTGAACGGCAGCTTCTCACCTGGCACAGCATAGTCCTGCCAGCCGTGGAAGTGGCCCGGCAAACTTGAGGATCTTCTGTCGCCCGGTGAAGGCTCGAGCCAGACGCATGGCGAGCAGCGTCGCTTCGGTCCCTGACGCCGTGAATTTGACGCGCTCACAGGATGGCATCAGCGGAGCGAATGCGCTCGGCCCACTCCAGCTCAAGCTCATGCCCAGCGCCATAGTGGGTGCCGCGTTGTACCTGGGCGGTGACGGCTTCGACAATAGCGGGATGAGCATGGCCAAGGAGCAATGCGCCATGGCCCATCGCATAGTCGATGAGCTCATTTCCGTCAACGTCCCACTTTTTCGGCCCTGACGCACGTTCAACGTAGAGCGGAAACGGCCGCAGATAGCGTGCGTCATGGGTCACGCCGCTCGGAAAGTCGCGGACCGCGCGTTCATAACGGCCCGTGAACCAGGATGCTGGGCGATAAACGCCTCTTCAATAGTCAACGTGCTTCGTGCCATAATCCTATCCTTTCAGTCAGCCGCGCCGCACGCGCAATCAGCCCAGCCTGATTATCCGGACCGCAGGAAGCGCTGTCTATGGGCCACGAGCAGCATGGCATCATTGAACAGTGCACGGCATGCTGCCTGAAAGGCCGATGATCACGACAATGCACGAGCAAGCGACCCGCTGCGCCGAGGTTGCACTCGACGCGCCGACAACTGAACGACGCCAGCTGTTTTCGTACCTTGTTCCAGCTCACCTGGCGGACCAGGTGCAGGAGCGTCAGCTCGTTTGGGCCCCATTGAAGGATGAACTCCGCGTCGGCATCGTGGTGCGGCTGACGACGGAACTGCCGCCGTTCCCGCTACGGCCGCTGCACGCTGTCGTCGAGCCGACGTTTCGACTCGCGCCGTGGCAGTGGGAACTGGTTGAGTGGCTGAGCGAGGAAACGCTCTGCACCCTGTTTGAAGCAGCGTCGCCGTTCTTGCCCCCGGGCATTACCCAACGAACAGCGACGGTACTCCAGTTGCGCGACTCAGCAACGGTTGACCTTGACACGCTGACGCCATTGCAGCGCCGACTTGTCCAGTTGCTGCAAGAACGCGGCCCGATCACGCTCGAGGCAGCACGCCGCGCGCTGAACCGCAGCCTGACCACCGTCGTCGAGCGCTTGGTTGCAGCAGGCATCATCGAGCGCACTGCGCGCGTGCAAGCGCAGCCGAGTGCCGTCCGGCGATATGTTCAGCTCGTCGCCGGTCCGCCACCCAGCGATGGAGCATCCGCCCAGCGGGCACAGGCTGTACTCCGTGACTGGGAGGCTGCTCACCCTGGACAACCGATGCCTTGGCAAACCTTCCACCAGATGACGCGGTTGACGCTCTCAGCAACACGCGAACTGGCGAAGGCAGGCGTCCTCCGGCTGATCGAGCTACCGCCGTTGCCGGTCGGGACGAGCACGCACGTCACAAGTATCCCGACGCTTTCGCCGGCGCAAGCAGAAGCCTGGCGAGCTATCCACGCTGCTCTCTCTCGCCAGGAGTTCGCCGGGTTTTTGCTCCACGGGGTGACTGGGAGCGGCAAGACAGAGCTTTACTTGCGGGCTACGGCAGAATGCCTGCGCCAGGGACGGCAAGCGATTATTCTCGTGCCTGAGATTGCCTTAACCAGCCATATTGTCGAACGTTTTGCAAGCCGATTCCCTGGCCACGTTGTCGTCTTCCACAGTGGGCTGCGCCCGAGCGAACGATGGGCAGCCTGGCACGCTGTCGCCCGTGGCGAAGCACCAATTGTTGTCGGGCCACGCTCAGCGCTCTTTGTTCCCGTGCAGCAGCTCGGGCTGATTGTGATTGATGAGGAGCATGACGCGGCTTACAAGCAAGAAAGCGTGCCGCGGTACCATGCCCGGGCAGTTGCTCAGCAGTTGGCGCAACGGCACCATGCTGTCTTGCTTCTTGGAAGTGCCACGCCCGATGTCACAACGCGCTATGCGGCCGAGATTGGCGAACTTCACCTGCTGCGTCTTCCTGAACGTGTCGGGCCAGTTGTGTTACACCGCCGGCAGGCACAGCCAGTTGCGACATCGCTGCCGCTGCCACAGACGACGATCGTCGACATGCGCTTAGAGTTACAACGCGGGAATCGCAGTCTGTTTAGCACGCAGCTGCAGCAGGCGATCGCGCGAGCGCTGGCGGCTCACGAGCAAGCGATTGTGCTGCTCAACCGGCGCGGTCTGGCGACAGTCGTGCAATGCCGCGCGTGCGGTGCTGTCCTGGAATGCCCGGCATGCGAGACCCCCTTGGTTTACCACGCTGACCTTCGTCGTCTCATCTGCCACCGCTGTGGGTTGCGACGTTCTCCGCTCGGGCGTTGCCCACGCTGCCGCCACGGCACGTTAGGCTACTACGGCGCCGGAACCGAGCGTGTCGAGCGGGAACTTGCCCGTCTCTTCCCAGCAGCACGCATCCTACGGTGGGATCAGGATGTCGTGCGCCAAGCTGGTGACGTGGAGCGCCTTGTGCGCCTCGTGCAGCAGCACGCCGTCGACATCGTGGTCGGCACGCAGATGGTCGCCAAAGGGTTTGACTTCCCGCTGGTCTCAACTGTTGGGATTGTGAACGCAGATACGCAGCTCTACCTGCCAGATTACCGGGCAGGTGAGCGGACGTTCCAGCTTCTTACGCAAGTGGCCGGTCGAGCTGGCCGGAAGACGCCGGGCGCACACGTGATTATCCAGACCTATACGCCCGACCACTATGCCATTCAGGCAGCGAGCCAGCATGACTACGAGCGCTTTTACACGGAAGAGCTTGCGTTCCGTAAGCGGCATCGCTATCCACCGTTCTGCCGCTTGGTCCGGCTGGTCTACCGCCATAGTGACGCACTCGCCTGCCAGCTGTCAGCTGAGGCAGCAGCCGATCGACTACGCCAGGCGCAAGCTCAGTTGGGCATCGACGCCGAGGTGCTCGGTCCAACGCCAGCCTTCATTGCCAAGATTCGTGGGCGTTACCAGTGGCAAATCCTCGTGCGTGGTGCAGCTGCCCGCGAACTCGTCGCTGCGGTGCCGCTCGGACCAGGCTGGCTAATCGACGTCGATCCAATCAGCCTCCTTTAAGGCTATCCAACTGTCCCATCACGATCGGCTATACTTGTCCGTTAGCAGAGGAACGACACGAGGGACGACTGAGGGAACAATGGCAGTACGACCGATTATCACGGAAGGCGATCCACGACTGCGGCAGAAGGCGGTGCGCATCCGAACGATTGACGAGGATATTCGCCGGTTGGCGCAGGACATGTGGGATACCTTGGAAGCCGCCGAAGGGGTGGGACTGGCAGCACCACAGGTAGGCGTCCTACGCCGGCTCATTATCGTGAGCATCCCAGCTGGTTTTGAGCACGAAGACGACCCTGAGATTAAGCTCACCTTAGTCAATCCGGAGATTATCAAGGCGAGCGGGCGGCAAGTTGGCCCAGAAGGCTGCCTCAGCATCCCGAATTGGGTGGGCGATGTGCCACGCGCGATGAATGTCACGGTGCGTGCCCGTGACTTGCAAGACCGCGAGGTGCGGATCAAAGCCCATGGGTTCCTTGCCCGTGTTTTGCAGCACGAGATCGATCACCTCGATGGCATTCTCTTCATCGACCGCGTGGAAGACAAGTCGACGCTCCGCTACGTGCCTGACGAGGGCGAGGAAGCCGAGCCGCGTGTTCCGGTCTCGGCCCCCGTTGTATCGCCGGCCAACACGTAACGTTAGACAATCACTTCTGGCTGGTGAACGCGGGCTTGCTCCGCCTCGATAATGGCGCTAATTGTTGCCACCGTCTCCTCGAGCCGGTCGTGCTCGTTGAAGACGACATAGTCAAAGTCGTAGACGCATTCTAACTCGCGCGAGGCCGTCGCAATCCGCTCCATCAGTGTCGCTGGGTCGTCCGTCTTGCGCTGGCGGAGTCGCTGCATCAGTTCACTCATTGATGGTGGAGCGAGGAAGATCAAGACAGCCTGCGGCACAAGGCGGCGAATTGACGCTGCTCCTTGGACATCAACCTTGACGACCACTGACTTGCCAGCACGCAACGCCCGACGAATCCGCTCCTTGGGCACGCCATAGAGATGGCCATAGACTTCGGCCGATTCAAGAAATTCGCCGCGCTCACGGGCTTCGAGAAACTCCTCGCGCGACATGAAATAGTAATGGACGCCGTCGATTTCACCGGGTCGACGCGGCCGCGTCGTCGCCGTAACGGCAAAATGGAAATCGGGGAAGCGCTCGCGCATGCGCTCAATCACGGTATCCTTGCCAACACCGGAGGGCCCTGAGATCACAATGAGCTTTGGACGAACACGTTGGCGCAAAGCCTCAAGGAGCTCGTCGGCTTGCGCATTCAGCCCGAGATCGTCCCGCACGCTCACGTTTCCTCTTCTCCCGCACGCGCCCGCTCTGCTCCAGGGCGTGACAACTGCCCCGTTGAGGCCATTGTGCCACATGCCTTTGCGTACGTGAACGGCAACAACGAAGGAATGTGTCACCAATGTTTGATGTGCTGACAATAGCTGCTCTCAGCGACGAACTACGCGCCAAGATTGTCCCAAGCCGGGTGCAGCGTGTCTTTGCCATCGACCGCTGGACGTTCGGGCTGGAATGCTACGCTGGAAAGCGCTGGTATGTTCTCGTCTCGATCGCCCCACAGGATGCCTGGGTGACACTGCAAACCGAGCCGCCCACGCACGACCCGTCGCTCGTTACCCCATTTTTGCTCTTGTTGCGGAAATACGTCCGCGGTGGGCGGCTCACAGCCGTCTCCCAGCCTGACCTTGAGCGCGTGCTCTTTCTTGATTTCGAGCACTGGCTGGAAGACGATGACGAGGAGGGCAGGCTTGTCCAAACACGGCTCGCACTCGAGGTGATGGGGCGTTACAGCAATGCGGTGCTGGTCGCTCAGGAGAGCGGCAAGATCCTCGACGCACTCAAGCGCGTGACGCCTGACATGAGCAGCGCTCGCCCAGTTCTACCCGGCCGGCCCTACACGTTGCCCCCAAGCCAACTGAAGCACGATCCACGGGGGCTCTCGCCAGCACTGCTTGCTGGGCTGCTGCGCGATCAGCCGCCGCAAGCGCCGCTGTCAAGTGCGCTCGTGCAGACGTTGCTCGGCTTTAGCCCACAGATGGCGCGCGAAGCAGCCTATCGCGCCTGTGGCGATCCAGCGCTGCCAGTGCACGAGGCACTCGAGGATCCAGAGGTAATCGAGCGCCTTGCAGCAGCGATTGCGGCAATCCTTCAGCCACTGGCAGACCACAGCTGGGAGCCGAGTGTCTACCTCAGCCAGGACGAAGCGGTCGCGTTTGCGGCCATTTCGCTTTCCTATCTCCGCGGAATGGACGTCGAGCGTTACACCTGGATATCTGAAGCGATCAAGCGCTACCGACAGGCCCACCAGCAGGCCAAGGGTGTAGCCGAGAGCACGCAGGAACGCTATGCCGCACGCCGACAGCGGTTGCTCGCACGCATCCAAGAGGAACGGGCGCGACTTGCAGCCCGCATCCACTCGCTCGAGCAAGAGCTTGCGCGGAGTGCCGACGCCGAGCGTTTGCGGGAGATGGGGGAAATGCTCTATGCCTACCTGCACACAATCACACCCGGGCAGACGGCACTCGATGTCGACGGCATGACCATCCCGCTTGATCCGCAACGCTCGCCGGTTGAGAATGCCCAGCATTACTTTGAGCTCTATCGTAAGGCCAAAGCCGCGCTCAGCCAGCTGCCAGAACGGCTGGAGGCAGCGCGAACCGAGCTTGCCTACCTTGAACAGCTTGCGACGCTGGTCGAGCTCGCTGATACTGCTGAGACGCTTGAGCAGCTTGGGCGAGAACTCGAGGACTACCGCACGCACCGGCAATCGCCGGCACCTGCTGCCAGGCAGCGGCAGGCGACGAAGCTACGGAGTTGGCGCACACCGAATGGCGACCGCATCTACGTCGGACGCAATGGCGCAGAAAATGAGCGGATTACGTTCGAGATCGCGCGGCCGCATGACACGTGGTTACACGTGCGCGGCATGCCGGGGGCTCACGTTGTCGTGCGATGGAATAGCCAGCCGAATGAGGAGACGTTGCAGCAGGCGGCAGCGCTTGCTGCCTGGTTTAGCCGGGGACGAACCGATACGCGCGTCGCCGTCGATGCGACAGAGCGGCGCTTTGTGCAGCGGATTCCGAACGCTGGGCCAGGTATGGTGCGCTATCGGAATGAGCGCACCCTCAGCGTGCGGCCAAAGCCACCTGAGGAACTTCCCCTTGTACCAGCCTAGGAATGGCCTAACTGGAGCGCCGCTCCGGCGGGCGAGCAAAGCGACCGAGCAACAAGCCCAGCTCAAAGAGCAAGTACATCGGCGCAGCGACAAGCATCATGTTGAACGGGTCAGGGGTTGGCGTAATGATGGCAGCGATGACCATAACGATCACCACCGCAAGGCGGCGGAAGGAAGCTAAGCGCTTCACCGACACGATGCCGAGCCGCACCAGCAGGTAGATCACAATCGGCGTCTCAAAGACAACGCCAACCCAGAGCAGCAGCGTAAGGTAGAACGAGATCACTTCTTGCGCGCGGAAGTCGGCCCGAAATACACCACTGCCAAAGTGGGAGAGGAAATCCAACGCGCGCGGGACGAGGACGAAGAAGGCAAAGAGCACACCAGCCACAAACATCAAGGTCACAAAGGGCAAGGCACGGAAAAGGTAATAGCGCTCTTTGCGCGTCAGACCTGGCGCCAGAAAGCGGATCAACTGGTAAATGATCACCGGCATGGCGAAGGCGAAGCCAATATAGAGTGCGACTTTGGTGTAAACGATGAACGGTTCGGTTGGCGAAATAGCCTGCAAGTTATTCAGGCCCGACATCCGCTCGATCAGATGGAGTGCTGGAAACGCCAACGCCAAGCCGATAACGAAACCGACGGCGACCGCAAGGACTGAGTAAATCAGGCGTGTGCGGAGCTCCGCCAGGTGCTCCTGGAGGGTCATTTCTTTATAAAATTCTTCTGGCTCAGGCTCCGGCTCAGCTGGCCTGGCGACGTTGCCTTGTCCCCGCATCCGGTCGAGCAAGCTTACCATCGTCTGCTACCCGTGCTCTCGCAAGACCCGCACTCCGTTGCCATTAAGCGTAGCAAAAGCGCGCGGAACGACAAAGACGGCGCGGAGCCGTGCTGCTCGCGCCGTCCACCGCGGTCTCAGCACACGCCTATTGGTTCAGGTGCTCTTCGATGAACTGGATTGCGTCGCGTACGGTGACGATATTGGATGCCTCTTCGTCAGAAATCTCAATGCCGAACTCTTCCTCGAGTTGCATGATCAATTCAACAAGATCGAGGGAATCCGCGTTGAGATCCTTGACGAATTCGGCATCGGGCGTCACTTCACTCGGATCAACGCCAAGCTGCTCGGCGACGACTGCTTGGACGCGCTGAAAAATCGGTGACTCTGTCGACACAGTCATACCTCCCCATTCGCCTCACACGCCCGTTTATCGCGCGTAGTATGCCCAAGGCAACACGATCTCGACAAGGGATGCGGAATTAGCTTGGCGAGGCAAGGTTCGTTGCAATTGTCCCAAGGACGCCGTTGACAAACCGGCTCGAGTTCTCGCCGCCATACTGCTTTGCGAGCTCGACGGCCTCGTTAATCGCCGCCTTGAGTGGCACATCAGCTTCGTGAAGCAGCTCGTAGATCGCAATCCGCAGGATGTTCCGGTCGACTGGCGGCAGTTGCGCAACGGGGAAGGCTGGAGCAGCCGCGGCAATCCGCTGGTCGATATCGTCCCGATGAGCGAGCACGCCGCGCACCAGACGCTCAAGGTAACGCCGCACCGGCTGCGCAATTGACACATTCTCAAGATACCGCGCAAGCACGTCTTCAGGATCGTGGCGTGCAACGTCGATCTCATAGAGGACTTGCAACGCCAGGATTCGCGCCTGCCGGCGTGTTCGGCTGAGCGTCGCCACTCGTGCCTCCATATCACAGCACAAACCGCGTGTCGTCTCGCCCTCCCATGCCCCAGACCACTCAACCACAGTCCAACGGGCTACCCCGTTCGACCTCCATTCGTGATTGTACCCAATGGACATGAGTGCCAGTCATGCAGTAAGCGAAGCACCGTTCAGGTACGAGGCCAAGAAGGTCGTTGTTGCGCGGCCTTCCTGCACAACGGGATGCTCGAGCAGTTCGAGATAGAGCGGAATTGGGGTAGGGACACCGACGATCACGGTCTCGCGCAACGCCCGATGAAGCCGGCGGATGGCGCTCGGTCGATCCGGCCCCCAGGCGATGATCTTAGCCAGCAAGGAGTCATAGTATGGCGGGATCGTGTAGCCGGGATAGAGGTGGGAATCGACACGAATGCCCGGTCCTGCTGGCAAGAGCAGTTCCGTGACCTGGCCAACGCGTGGCGTGAACTGCTGCGCCGGGTCCTCGGCTGTCACCCGGACTTCAATCGCGTGTCCACGCGGGCGCCGGTCGTCTTCAGAGAGGGTCAGACGCTCGCCGGCAGCAATGGCGAGTTGCCAGTGCACAAGGTCAACGCCGGTAACCATCTCAGTGACCGGATGTTCGACCTGGAGCCGTGCATTTGCCTCCGTGAAGTAAAACCGGCCGTTGCGATCAACGAGGAATTCGAAGGTGCCTGCGCCGACATACCCGACAGCCTTGGCACCGCGCACTGCCGCTTTGTGCAATGCCTCGCGCACTTTGGCGGGCAAGTTTGGCGCTGGGGCTTCTTCAATCAGCTTCTGGTACCGGCGCTGGATGGAACAATCGCGTTCGCCCAAGGCAACCACGTTGCCGTACTGGTCAGCGAGGATTTGCACCTCAACGTGACGTGGGTCTTCAAGGTAGCGTTCGAGGTAGACGGAGCCGTCGCCAAAGGCGGCGTGCGCCTCCTGCTGAGCGAGTGCCAGTGCTTGGGCAAGCTCACTTTCGTGGCGCACGATGCGCATTCCCCGGCCACCGCCGCCAGCAACAGCTTTAATGAGCAGCGGATAGCCGATGGACTTCGCCAGCTTTCGCGCTTCCTGGGGCCCACTGACCGGCTCCTCCGTCCCTGGAATCACCGGGAGACCAGCTTGGCTCATCATGCGGCGTGCTTCGGCTTTGTCGCCAAGCGCGGAGAGGACCGAGGGAGGAGGCCCGATAAAGGTGATGCGGCACTCCTGGCACACTTCGGCAAAGACTGGATTTTCGGAGAGAAATCCGTAGCCAGGATGGATGGCATCACAGCCAGTCACCTCAGCGGCACTGATAATCGCCGCAAGGGCGTTATAGCTTCGTTCGGCAGGCGGCGGGCCGATGCAGATGGCTTCGTCGGCGAGCCGCACCGGCAAGGAGTCGCGGTCGGCCTCAGAGTAAGCCACGACCGCTGGGATGCCAAGCTCCCGGCAGGCGCGGAGCACCCGCAGGGCAATTTCGCCACGATTCGCAATTAACACTTTCCGAAACATGGGTCCCTACGCTGCCATGAACAAGCCGCCGTCAACACAGAGCACAGCCCCCGTAATGTAGCGGGCACCCGGCGAAGCGAGGAAGGCGATCGCCTCTGCAACATCTTCGGGGGTGCCGTAATAGCCGAGCGGGATCTGCTTGAGGAGCTGTTCTTGCAGTTCAGCGGGAATTGCCTCCGTCAGTCGTGTCTCGATGAAACCTGGCACGACGGCATTGACGGTAATGCCTCGTGAGCCAACTTCACGGGCCAGGGCTTTGGTGAAGCCGATGATGCCAGCCTTGGCCGCGGCGTAGTTCGTTTGCCCAGCGTTACCGACTAAGCCGATAACGGAACTCAGATTGATGATGCGCCCGTAGCGTTGGCGCATCATTGGGCGCACCGCCGCGCGCGAGCAGAGGAAGGTGCCCTTCAAGTTCGTGGTGATCACCGCGTCCCAGTCCTCTTCGCGCATCCGCATGATCAGCATATCCCGGGTGATGCCGGCGTTGTTGACCAAGACATCGAGGCGACCGAAGCGATTGACAACATCAAGGATCATTTGCCCGACTTGCTCCGCGTTCGTCACGTCGGCCTGGTAGGCAATCGCCTTGCCGCCGTGCGCTTCAATTTCACGGACGACCTCGTCAGCAAGGGCAGGATCAGAGCGGTAATTCACCACGACGGGATAGCCATCTCGGGCAAGGCGGAGGGCCGTTGCGCGGCCAATACCCCGAACTGCGCCGGTAACGATCGCGGCGCCACGTTCCTCATGACTCACGGGTGCCAACCTCCTCCCCGCGTGACCGTGTGCGTGGCGTCGGTTTGTCAGCAGCACATTCTGGCAATAATGCTTCGGCGGTGTGCACTGTTGCGTGCGGCACAATGCGCGGGATCAGCCCGGCCAGCACGCGGCCGGGACCGACTTCGTAGAACGTCTGGGCGCCGAGTGCAACGGCCGCCTGGACGACATCGATCCACCGGACGGGGGCAGCAATCTGCGCCAAGATTGCCTCACGGATCTCGTCGGGGTCAGTCCGGGGACGAGCATCGACGTTGGCGATGAGCGGCGCAATCGGCGGCCGGAGGGCAACGCCTGCAACGAGCGGACGCAACCCCTCGATGACTGGGCGCATGAGCGAGGAATGGAACGCGGCGTTGACCGGCAAGGGGACGACGCGGCGTGCGCCACGCTCACGCGCGAGCGTGGTGGCTGCGGCGAGAGCTTCCTGCGTGCCGCTCAGGGTAATCTGTCCCGGTGCGTTAATGTTCGCCACTTCCGCGCCAGTAGCATGCGCGATCTCTTCGAGCACGGCACGGTCGAGGCCAATGACTGCGATCATGCCACCGGTAGCGTACTGCTCCATCAGTTCGCCACGCCGGCGAACGATCCGCAGGGCATCGTCGAGCGCAAGACTCTCGGCGACGACCAACGCGGTATATTCGCCCAGACTGTGACCAGCGATGCAGCACGGTGCAGGGAGCAGCCCTCGTTGTTGGAGGACACGCGCATAGGCGACGCTGACAACCAGCAACGCTGGTTGCTGGTTGCGCGTGGCCTGGAGTTCTTCAGCCGGCCCTTCAAAGATGATCTGCGAGAGCCGAAAGCCAAGCACGCGGTCAGCCGTTTCAAAGATAAGACGCGCGGCCGGTTCGGCCTGGGCCAGGGCACGCCCCATGCCGACATACTGGGAGCCCTGTCCCGGGAAGACCCACGCGACGCTCATCCTGCCTCCCGTCCTGGCACACCCTGCCACCCCCAGCGCACCACGCTCGCCGCCCAGGCTAAGCCAGCTCCAAAGGCAACGAGCACGACGTTCATGCCAGGCTTCAACGCGCCAGCATCCGCGGCTTCGGCAAGACAGATGGGCACAGAGGCAGCAGACGTGTTGCCATAGCGATCGATGTTGACCCAGACCTTCTCCATCGGCAGGCCAAGCCGCTTCGCAGCGGCATCGATGATGCGCAGATTGGCCTGGTGCGGAATAAACAGGTCAATGTCCTGAGGCTGGAGGCCAGCTTGCTGAATGGCTTCGAGTGCGGCCTCGCCGAGGACGCGGACAGAGAAACGGAAGACTTCGCTGCCCTTCATCCGCATGTAGGGGCGCTTGGGTGGCGTTGCTCCATTGGCGCTGAGCAACTCGCGGAAGCCGTCGATGTACAAGCTCCACGCACCGGTCCCGTCTGAGCCGAGCACGGTCGAGAGGATGCCCTCATCCGCCGTGGTCGCTTGCAGAACGACAGCGCCTGCGCCATCGCCGAAGAGCACGCACGTGCTCCGATCCGAGAAGTCAACCCAGCGTGTCAGCGCGTCGACGCCGACAACGAGCACGGTTTGCGCCGTGCCAGCGGCGATGAACTGCGCGCCGACGGCGAGCGCGTAGACGAAGCCAGAACAGGCTGCTGCGAGGTCGAAGGCACCAGCCCGGCTGGCACCGAGTTCGGCCTGGAGGAGCGAAGCTGTGGACGGCATCAAGGTATCTGGGGTGACGGTTGCGACGATGACGAGGTCGAGCTGGTCTGGGCCAAGCCCGGCCGTTGCCAGCGCTTGGCGAGCAGCCGCGGCGGCCATTGCTGTCGTCGTCTCGGTTGGCGCAGCAAGGCGACGTTCACGGATACCCGTGCGCGCGACAATCCATTCGTCGGACGTCTCTACCATGTGCTCAAGGTCATGGTTTGTCAGCACACGATCGGGGAGATACGTACCCCATCCGGTGATCGTCGCCCGCCGCCCCACCGCTACCCCTCCTGTTTATCTCGGACTGCGCACCCCTGCCTGTCTCGTTGGTCGCTCGTTGCCGCCTCTTACTCGCGGTCAGCCCGGCGCTGCCGGCGCGCGCTGGCCGGCTCGATGACCTGCCGACCACGATACGTGCCGCAATTTGGGCACACAAGGTGTGTTGGCTTCAGCTCGCCGCAAGCTGGGCAGGTCATAAGCTGCGGTAGCTTCAGGTATTGGTGGCGCCGGCGGTAGCCTTCGCGCCGCTTGCTTACTTTATGCTTTGGTAGCGCACCCATGGACTGTTCCTCCCCTTTACTCCAAGAAGGCCGCGTTAATTCTCCAGCAAGAGACTCGCCAGTACCGCGAGCCGGTCATCGACGGGCATTGCTTCTGGTGGCAGGAGCGACTCAAAGCCTGGGCAGTCTGGTCCGCAGACGGGGCGAAGAGGCTGCGCGAGGATCGCTACCTGCCGAAGCAATTCGTTCAAGTCCAGTTGGTGATTCTCATCGATGATGAATGTCTCATCATCCTCTGGGAGCGGCAACGGGGCACCCGTCTCGACATCGATGCTTGGCCAGAACTCGGCGGAGACCGTCTCGGTGTATGTGCCATCGAATTCTGTTAAGCAGCGGGCACAGACCTGGTGGCCGGTGACCTGCACATCGCCAGTCACCAAGATGCCGGACGTAATGCGCGTCAGCCGCAGGTGGGCCTCGACACGCTGGGTTGGCAGGTCGACATCGAGTTCGAGCGCATCGAGATGGACGTCAATGCGCCGCTCCGCACCGACGCGCGCCTTGAGAAGCTGCGCGACATTCAAGACGGTATCGTTGTAAAGCTGCTGCGGTTGCATCGTTCACCCTCCGGGCGAGCGTCCCCACATCACGGGGCGCAACTAGGATACTATACTGCTCTCCTCCGGCGCTGGCGAGCCAGGGAGCGCGCAACGCGGCAGACGGTAGTAGAATGCCGGGCGTAGACGAAGGGATGGCGCCGTGCGGGAAAATATGCTCAAGCGGAAACTGGCGGCCGGTGAAGCCGTCATTGGGTGTTTCGTA from the Thermorudis peleae genome contains:
- a CDS encoding aminotransferase class III-fold pyridoxal phosphate-dependent enzyme — translated: MTHDARYLRPFPLYVERASGPKKWDVDGNELIDYAMGHGALLLGHAHPAIVEAVTAQVQRGTHYGAGHELELEWAERIRSADAIL
- a CDS encoding Rqc2 family fibronectin-binding protein, encoding MFDVLTIAALSDELRAKIVPSRVQRVFAIDRWTFGLECYAGKRWYVLVSIAPQDAWVTLQTEPPTHDPSLVTPFLLLLRKYVRGGRLTAVSQPDLERVLFLDFEHWLEDDDEEGRLVQTRLALEVMGRYSNAVLVAQESGKILDALKRVTPDMSSARPVLPGRPYTLPPSQLKHDPRGLSPALLAGLLRDQPPQAPLSSALVQTLLGFSPQMAREAAYRACGDPALPVHEALEDPEVIERLAAAIAAILQPLADHSWEPSVYLSQDEAVAFAAISLSYLRGMDVERYTWISEAIKRYRQAHQQAKGVAESTQERYAARRQRLLARIQEERARLAARIHSLEQELARSADAERLREMGEMLYAYLHTITPGQTALDVDGMTIPLDPQRSPVENAQHYFELYRKAKAALSQLPERLEAARTELAYLEQLATLVELADTAETLEQLGRELEDYRTHRQSPAPAARQRQATKLRSWRTPNGDRIYVGRNGAENERITFEIARPHDTWLHVRGMPGAHVVVRWNSQPNEETLQQAAALAAWFSRGRTDTRVAVDATERRFVQRIPNAGPGMVRYRNERTLSVRPKPPEELPLVPA
- a CDS encoding aminotransferase class III-fold pyridoxal phosphate-dependent enzyme; this encodes MLEPSGASWASIPLPDGFLHRLREITQRYDTVLIFDEVITGFRWSPGGVQGLLGIRPDLTTMAKIMAGGLPGGAVGGRADILALLEFRDDPAWNQERRVQHPGTFNANPLSAAAGCACLQNRR
- the def gene encoding peptide deformylase; translation: MAVRPIITEGDPRLRQKAVRIRTIDEDIRRLAQDMWDTLEAAEGVGLAAPQVGVLRRLIIVSIPAGFEHEDDPEIKLTLVNPEIIKASGRQVGPEGCLSIPNWVGDVPRAMNVTVRARDLQDREVRIKAHGFLARVLQHEIDHLDGILFIDRVEDKSTLRYVPDEGEEAEPRVPVSAPVVSPANT
- a CDS encoding guanylate kinase; translation: MRDDLGLNAQADELLEALRQRVRPKLIVISGPSGVGKDTVIERMRERFPDFHFAVTATTRPRRPGEIDGVHYYFMSREEFLEARERGEFLESAEVYGHLYGVPKERIRRALRAGKSVVVKVDVQGAASIRRLVPQAVLIFLAPPSMSELMQRLRQRKTDDPATLMERIATASRELECVYDFDYVVFNEHDRLEETVATISAIIEAEQARVHQPEVIV
- the priA gene encoding replication restart helicase PriA, whose amino-acid sequence is MHEQATRCAEVALDAPTTERRQLFSYLVPAHLADQVQERQLVWAPLKDELRVGIVVRLTTELPPFPLRPLHAVVEPTFRLAPWQWELVEWLSEETLCTLFEAASPFLPPGITQRTATVLQLRDSATVDLDTLTPLQRRLVQLLQERGPITLEAARRALNRSLTTVVERLVAAGIIERTARVQAQPSAVRRYVQLVAGPPPSDGASAQRAQAVLRDWEAAHPGQPMPWQTFHQMTRLTLSATRELAKAGVLRLIELPPLPVGTSTHVTSIPTLSPAQAEAWRAIHAALSRQEFAGFLLHGVTGSGKTELYLRATAECLRQGRQAIILVPEIALTSHIVERFASRFPGHVVVFHSGLRPSERWAAWHAVARGEAPIVVGPRSALFVPVQQLGLIVIDEEHDAAYKQESVPRYHARAVAQQLAQRHHAVLLLGSATPDVTTRYAAEIGELHLLRLPERVGPVVLHRRQAQPVATSLPLPQTTIVDMRLELQRGNRSLFSTQLQQAIARALAAHEQAIVLLNRRGLATVVQCRACGAVLECPACETPLVYHADLRRLICHRCGLRRSPLGRCPRCRHGTLGYYGAGTERVERELARLFPAARILRWDQDVVRQAGDVERLVRLVQQHAVDIVVGTQMVAKGFDFPLVSTVGIVNADTQLYLPDYRAGERTFQLLTQVAGRAGRKTPGAHVIIQTYTPDHYAIQAASQHDYERFYTEELAFRKRHRYPPFCRLVRLVYRHSDALACQLSAEAAADRLRQAQAQLGIDAEVLGPTPAFIAKIRGRYQWQILVRGAAARELVAAVPLGPGWLIDVDPISLL